The Coffea arabica cultivar ET-39 chromosome 9c, Coffea Arabica ET-39 HiFi, whole genome shotgun sequence nucleotide sequence TTGATCTAaagattgaaagaaaattaatgATATAATGACATAATTTTATAACCTTATATAAATTTAGATATAAGTAAATGGAGATACTCATGGAGGAAAATCCGCTTGAGAGGATCCCAACCCCGTGTCCTCAAGAGCGAGGAGTTTTCTTGGGGAGTAGGATTTTTGGTATGTTTCCTTAAGGACATGCGTTTCCTTATGTCACCTcatctttttttcatttctctcaCGTATGCAATTTGTTGTTTTTTAGCTTTTGTTTACTAATTAGCTTCGTGGATACGTCTTGACACACAAATTGAACGGTAAAAACAGAGATAATTAACTACTCTATGTCACTAGTTATTAAATACAATTTGATAAATCTTTGGAAAACATTTAGATTTTAGAATTCCAAATGAATATTATTGGTCcttttttaattgatttagctccaaaaatggtaaaatatttcatttacaAATTAATGAAAAACCGCGTTACACAATCAAGCACAATGGAGACATTAATTAGATTTTTGTTCATATTAGTTAAAAGTTCTCTTATGCCCTTTTTCGTTTATAATTTACTAATTGTTGAGATGTAATCTacaaatcaataaaattcatCTTACACTTTTGCCCGTAATTCATGAGAAACTAATAAGATTCAAGGTTTAATTAAAGTCATCTTAGACTGCTGCTCATAATCCAACCTCAGGCGATTGAGACACTAGTTGAGTTGATTAATTTTGCTCTTACTCAACCACGATTAACAATATTATTAAACGCTTTAATTGTCATTTGACAAAATGATCGATGCCTTGTACAAAGTACTAGCTAGTCGTACTTAATATATACTAGTATTAATTTGTCAAGACACCAAGAATGGAATGTTTTGATATTGACATAAAGATAGATATATATTGTCCTTGAAAAGTGATACCacttatatgtgtgtgtgtgtatatatgtatatatcatCAATGGGGGAACCTTTCCGggtcgaaattcttttgttGCACTTTATCCTTCTCTGCAGATGAACTTTCAACAAATCATGAATGCAATTTCGAGCTTATCAGGAAAACTCTGAAATTCCGTGAAGAATTTTTCTGCTTCATAATGAAAATTTAGAGACTTAAAAACTGACTCCAAAAAGCTGCACATACCGCCAAAAATGTGACCACAGCTTCACTCATATTTATTCCTTGCTTGTTTTCACATATATGATATACCAACCAACCGAGCCGAGCACCCCTCTTTGTTTCTCTAGCTCCCTCTCTTTCCCTCTTCAATTTCTTTGGGAGAAATGAGCAATTCTCCATCTTTTCAATCCCTTGATAATTCTGCAGATACCGATAAGTCGTCGGTTACCATCTTGGAAGAGAAGATGGTTGAAATTCCATCACAAAGCAGTGTTAGAAGTCGTGTGAGACCATATGTCAGATCGAAGTTGCCTAGGCTCCGATGGACGCAGGATCTTCACCACTGTTTCGTGCATGCTGTCCAGCGCCTCGGCGGAGAAGACAGTAAGTCAAATTTCTCACATCctcgtgtgtgtgtgtgtgattgATGCTGGCttatttttcatcttttttcctTTGTCTCTTGATGGGGTGGTAGGGGCAACTCCTAAGGCAGTGCTACAGATGATGAATGTTAAGGGTCTCACTGTATCTCATGTGAAGAGTCACCTGCAGGTTTTCACTTGAGCTCTCCTCTACCGGAATGTGGTAGCTTGAAAAAATTCTAATACTTGAATGCCGTCAATGAAACATGCAATTCTATTAGAGAATCGAGTTTGGGAATTTTAATGCTATCGTTTCTTCTGATTTCACATCTTACTTTGCTATGGACAGATGTATAGAAGCATGATGCAAGAGCAGACAATAAAAGGTATGCATTAATTAATCCTTAATTCTTACCTAATAAGGAAAATTCCACCTAAAAAGGGGATAAAATGGCGAAACGTACTTGTGTACATTTGAGATGGTAGTTTTTGGTAAGTAAAGTTCAACTCAAATACTATACTACCAAGTATTTCGTGTTgtgaattgaaaattgaatttgatttttattatcATGTTTGTGTTATTATgaaaaagaaggggaaaaaggaCTTCATTTAATGAATAGTttttaattgaatttttatAACTTTGGTTTCCAATATGTCAACGCAATAGGTGCATGCACGCGCGCGCACACACGcgtacatacacacacacacacacatatatatatatatgtatgagCAACGTATGTCCACGAGCGTGTTATGTTTATCTCTATAATCTTGAAATAACAGCTACACTCACTTAACGATAAACATTCTAAAAAAGGGTCATTtaatatttcacaataaagagCAATTTTTACGTACATCAAAAGTTAAATGGATTTTAGCATTCAACGTTTTTGTGGTACAATAAACGTCACATTAGAGAAATATTAGTTGATTCTATAAAGTCCCAATCGGTAGGCTAGGAGTAGGTTTTAGCACAACCGCACagtagaaattttctttttttccgtaTGATTTTCAAATGAACATTTGCAGACAGATAAGGGCGATAAAATCACAACCCTAGTGCTAGTGATTTGACATTAATCATTACATAGTATGCTGTTGTTTTCAGAAGCAGGAGTTGTAGCAGGTAAGGGCAATAAGACGCAGAGAGGGATTCAGCAACCATCATACTTCTTCCTTCACCCCACCGGCCCTCCTCAGCCACAATATTACCATTACCAGTACAAACATCGCTTGGGTTTCGGGTTTCCTAACTATTACATGAGTACCCCATTTTTGTACCAAAATAATACTCCTACTTCAATTACTTATGGAACTCAAGTCTACAAGGAGCTGCTTCCCACTGGGCTGCCAAATAATACATGGTTCGTACAAAATCCACATTAACTTTTTTCTTGCATAATTTATATATTCTTTTGTTGCATTGTTAATCTTGGCAATCTTTGTAGGAAAGAGATGCCCGCAGCAGCTAACATAGAGTATCACAGGAATATGTTCGATATGCAACTTCCCCTTCCAATTTTCTGCAACGATTTCTTGCGTCGCATTGACGGCCAAGTAAATAATTTGTGTCTCATTCTTCCTGTTGTCTTTTAACATGAGGTACAAACGGATATTTCTGGTTCTAAACTAGACTTATTTCGCACAATTGTCAGGCTGGTGTGAATGAGAAAAACGAGCAAGTTCCGGATGAAGCCAGCTCCAGTTctaagaagatgaagaaaatagtAGAGGGTGGATGCAGCACCATATTTTACAAAGAAGCTCCAGGATCATCATCTGCCACCAAAGATGAGAATGATATCAATCTTGAGCTCACTCTTGGTTGACTTGAATTTTGTGTAaactaaaaattattttagatgaCTATGTATTTTAGATTTAGAATATCGCTCAGACTTGACTgaaacttttttccttttctgattCAACTGAAACTTGGTAGAACTATCGTAAGGTTTACATGTTTTTCTAGACATAAGGgatttataatttaatttagagtttttttattttttaaataatttcttTTTAGCAAGGACGACATAGGATTTAAGAAGCGAAGAGGAATTTGAACACAATATCTCTACTTCCTGAGATTTGTAGTTGTTTGActgttttattttaattttttgtgtgGTAGATAGTTGTTTTTTTGGCAGTAGTTTGACATTAACCTatttatttgagatttattaACATTTCGTAAATAAATAAGAACGGCCTTATAGATAACCAGTACTGCATTTTGGCACCATAAATCTTGTAAGTTGATAGCACTGTTTATGAAGTAATAATTATTTATTACTGAAAtttcaggtttttttttttggagtatatattgttattcttttttctttattcatAAATTGAATACGAAAGCCACTTTTAGAAAGTGTAAAACGTTCTGGTCCTCAAAGATTTTGTATTACACTCTCCGTGAATTTCATATTCTTTTTGCTAATTATATCCCCTTGGTTTTTGCCAAGTTTATTAGTACTCCTATCtaaaattttggccaaatgaagTCTAAAATGATAGAAGAATACATTAATCTTGTAACCCTTCATCTTAGTCTCGCTCCTGCATGTATTTCATGGGGCTTGCTCTCTTTATTAATGTTAGGCTTTTTGCCTTTTTGTGAAATCCACCGTTGCTTGTACAAAACATTTGGACATCAAACTTAAGTGGAATTAGTCAATTGCATCAAACTCCTTACTCTTCAAAATCATTTGGGAAAAAAAGGATGGTAtaatttggggaaaaaaaatttgcaaatattATTCTGCTTACATCagaaatataatttttattaattatttttttatttcatatatattacATCAACAAAAACGCTAtagtattatttcaaataatttttttttcaaataatctcatATCCAAACACAGCATTTGCATTTGTTTGACAATGTCACATTGGTGTAAAGTAGCTTATGTGAGACTTTTACTGTGCATCTACCGCAGAAATTTCGAACTACAAAGAATATCTCGTTTTGTTCTAATTGATGATCAGAAACTAATCTTTCTGGTGTTTAATTTACAAGTACAACCAGCGCAGCTACATATGCTTCTTCTTCACTTAaattacatgaaaaaaaaaaaaaaagtcatgggCATCAGAATCTTGTCTGTCTCTCATCCTATTGTCAACAAATAAATTCTTAACtcttaagaatttttttttgctttacaTAATAAATTCTGCAAATAACCAGGCATCATATGCAAAGCAAATCCCCTAGCAGGAATATGGAAAAATAAGGGAGGAAACCACAAACCAATCTGCATCCGGGCTTACAAGTCACCTTGATGAGTGCTCGAGTAGAATGCAGGCAGGAATTTGGTAAATCATGAGAATAGTACCAATACTTTCACAAAACTGTTCAAACACGAATTATAGCTGAAAGATTGACCAACCAAATTCTTTTTAATTATGATTGTGCCAAATTCCCATTTTTGGTCCGCCTTTGTATATATATCCTTCTTTCGAGGTACGTATTTCTCGCTCAATCACGTTGTGTCCTCGTAGAAGTCGAAAATGGCAACCAAAATTCCGTCTCTGGTGCTGATGGCTGCCCTCACTTTCACCATATGTACTGCTAGGATGCTACCCACGGGAAAGGCCAAGGCCATCGACCTACAGAAGACTTTCTTTCACCCCTTCCTCCCACCTTTTGGTGGAGGGTTTGGTCATGGCGGTGCATTTGGAGGTGGCAGCAAAGGCAACGGTGTTGGCTTAGGAAAGGGGTTCGGTACTGGTTTTGGACGCTTCGGTCCAGGTGGTGGCGGGTTCACCGGTGGGGTTGGCGGTGGTCTTGGTGGTGGAGTAGGATCAGGTTTTGGAAGTGGAGATGCTTCTGGTGGGGTTGGGATTGATCCAGGTCGGATTGGAGGACGTGGAACTGCTGGCCGCGCCGATCGTGGTGGCAGAAGTAGTAATGGTGGCGAAGTTGGCGCCTCCGGAGCTGCTGCTGCTTCTGGTGACCGCGGAAATGGGAAGCCTTGATCTGCCGGAAGATAATATACAGCAGTAGATGTTTGCTGCATGCTTAATCAGTCTGTGACGTTACTATATGTTGTGTTGTTTTTAACATTTTCGTACCCTCAATACTGTTTTCATGTCGAAGAAATTCTGTCACATGTATGAATAATTAATGTTTTCTGGCATTGCTATATTGATCATTGGTTTCTTCTTTGTTCTTTAGTCCATCCCCTAAATTTGTATTTGTCTAGCGCTGATATTCCTTCAACCGATCCATTGGTTCGTACGTAGAGCTATTTGTTCTATCGCAGACATTTCTAAAAATTGGGGACAAATAGTCGATTTTGAAACAACTTATTGTCAGCCTTTTTTTCGGATATGAATCTATCTGATTTAGAAAGAAAGAACTTAATTGGATCTCAAAAAGTTACTACATAAATGAGCCAAAATTACAGTACAATACATCAGAGACCTGCAGTGAATCGTTTAGCATCACAGAGTAACCGAGACAACAAAGCCTGAAACCACATGATACATTCACGTCAGAAATTTGTTGGGTTTCGTACAATTCACAAGTGCATCCTCCAGCTAAAGAAGCAAGAAGGCGTGGGTCTCACACTTTCGGTGTTAACGCCTTCACCAAATGTATCAAGAGCGTGGACTCAAGCTTGACAAAGCGCGCTTCCCATTCCCCTTTTTAATACATTTTGCATTTACTACTATTTGTTAATCTGCAAGCTTCCGTCTCATATCCCATTGAGAACAAGTTATTGCTTCCCCAAAATGAGTGAATTCCATTTCTACTATATTTCCACAATTACAATGGAAAATTCAGCAATTGTAAGTTAAGAATTTGGTAGATATTAGTAGATTctcttttgtgtgtgtgtgtgtgtgtgtgtttttttttttagtttatgtTATTGGCTACCAAGTACTAATAAAAGACTTCTAGTAACTAGAATTGAAATTGAACATTTCTTGACCAAAATGTTGAACTTTAATAATAGAGtttattttatatacatatattgacAGTGTATGTATTATTATAGTCGGATGTATGATGCATGAACAAAATttggattttaaatttaaatttagatgAGTTTCATGCAATGCATAGTGATAGTGTATCCATCTAATAAGAACGGTGCATACTGTCAttatataaaagattaattcttaAGAATAACTTTTCACATATGTTTTCAACTTAAAAAGTGGTAGGGGTAGGGGTAGGGGTAGGGGTAGGGGTAGGGGTGGGGTTGGGGGGGGGgaagaaataagaaaaagagagggaacTGAAGATATGGGTCCTAACAACTAACTTGGGAAGTAGGCCCAACTCAGCCCAGTTATAAGGGGAAGAGATCAAGGGTTACACACTGCACCAGCCTTAAGCCCCTCAAATCTTTTAGTAAGGGGACAGCCCAATTTCTAGGCCCAATCCCACCTCCGTCATCTTCCTCcttggaaatcagaatcaaataAACCTAACCGCCAAAACCTTCCCCTCCCAAAACCCCACGAAACAGagaaccgaaaaaaaaaaaagaaagaaagagaaaagaaaaatggcgGACGTGGTACAGTTCAAGCTGGAGAGGATGCTGAATGAGCTGGAGGATCTAGAGCGGCGCGGCTTGTTCAGCCGGCGGGAGATAGCCGAGATAGTGAAACAGCGGCGGAAGTTCGAGTACCGGCTAAAGAGGCCGAGCCCATTGAAGGAAGACTTTTTGGCGTATATCGAATACGAGATGAAGCTGGACGAGCTGCGGCTGCTTAGGAAGAAAGCTCTGTTGAAGCATCAGACGGGGAAGGataagaaatggaagaaatcaGTGGCGGATTACGCGGGTGTCTCCAGAATCGTGGAGATATATCGGCTGGCTACTAACAGGTTTAAGGGAGATATTCAGCTTTGGTTTCAGTATTTGGAGTTCTGTAGGCAAAGAAGAAATGGCAGAATGAAAAAGGTATTTTAGATATGTTTTGTTTggctctgttttttctttttgggctgGCTAATTCAATTTAGAAATTTCATTGTTGGTGGTGGATTGGCTTGAAATAGAAGACGGACTTTTGTAACTCTTTGATGTGAAAGGAATGGATGAATGAACAGGGATATGCATCCTAGACATCTATATATGAGTATCTAAATTGATGTATAGTCATGTCTAGTTGAGCGCCTGAGACAATGTATTGTTCTTTAGGAATCAAGTTTTAATCTTTTTAGAGGAAACTGGGTTTCTTTTATACTATTTGGTTCTGATGAAAAATTAGTGGAAGACTAATCATGTGCTCTCCAATCTCTGGTTAAGAAGCCAAATTTGCTTTCATATGGCACAAGTTCTAAAATTTGGGGATTAGGGGATATTCAAACCTAAGTTGTTTGTGGTTTTCAAAGAACTAGGAATTCAGAATTGAGACTGAGAATCATTTCCTTAAGTCGAGTGTGTAAATATCACACACAGCTCGCTTACGCATGCATAGCTATTATGTAGTCATGCGGGATGCTAATTTTGATTCATACATTTTAACATTCTTGTTTCTTCTTATTCTATTCTAGGCACTAGCACAGTTGATCCGTTTTCATCCTAAAGTACCTGGGGTCTGGATTTATGCTGCTGCTTGGGAGTTTGACCAGAACTTGAATACTGCTGCTGCTCGTGCTCTCATGCAGAATGGTTTGAGAGCATGCCCAACTTCAGAGGATCTGTGGGTAGAGTATCTTCGCATGGAACTCACATATCTGAACAAGTTGAAAGCTCGAAGGGTTGCTCTAGGAGAGGATGACGGAACATTAACTCGTGATCCCCGTGAAGCTGCTGAGAAGCAATGGAGAGCCGAGAACAGTGAACTGTTTATGGCACTTGATGAGGAAAAGGAGGATGCTTTAGAATCTAATGCCAATGCTGCATCAGAGGAGAAACCAGATCTATTTCGAGTGAAAGGTTTAAGCATCCTTCGAACTGTTTACAGTGGAGCAATTGAAGCCCTTCCTTCTAGTTTCAGCCTACGAACTAGATTTCTTGAGATACTGGAAGCAACAGACTTGACTCATTCAGATGATATGCGAGATGAGATACTTGCCGACTtacgaagggatttttcaaaAGAACCAGAATTTTGGGATTGGCTTGCCAGACAGCAAACTTATGAAAGAAGAAGTGGGCAAAAGAAGAATGAAGAAATTTTCCCTGAACAATTTAGAAAAACGATCCAGGTGTGTGGCCAAATTAGAAATTATGCATCATATAGTGCTTTGATTTATGGTGTTACTCTATGGTCATCCAATTCTAAGGGTAGTACTTATGCTTATTGGACAAATAGTATATTGATCCATTGGCTTGCCTTGCCTATAATGATATCACATGAGTAGTTCATCTGTATCAGGTATTTTGGGCTACCATTCATCATCTAAGGTTGCATAATCATGACCAAGCAGTTACATTTATGTCCTCCTTCCTGCACTCAATTATGATAATATCAGTTTTTCATCCTCCTTTTACCCCTCTTAGAGGGGGCTGTGCAACTTCTTTAGTTCTGTACTGCACCATGTGAATGCTGGTATGTCCTGAGGGAAATTCCTAATTTTTCAAAGCCAGATTTTGTGCAAGGAAAGTAGGAAGCTAGCATTTATAGCAAAATGATGCTGGagccttatgagtctattttttttttggtcagttttttttttctttgtctaCTGACTTTAGCTATCAGGTGTGTTTCAGCTACACTCTAGTTTACCACCCTAAATCActgtaaataaaatattttaattattttacttCTGTGCTTTTATGTCAAACATCAGAGGAAGATGATATCTTCTTACAGACTACATCTTGATGCATCTTCTTTCTTGTTCTGAACCTATAGATTTACGAGGAGGGATTGAAAGCTGTGCCTTCAGCTACAATGTTTGAGTTTTATGTAAAGTTCTTAATGGATGCTATTAGTTGCATAATTGGGGACAACCAACCTGAGGATTCCAGCAAATCTGGGCAAGGGGTGGATCCTATTTCTCATTTATTGATGGTTTATGAAGAAGCACAAAACTCGGGGTTCATTTCTGAGGATCTTGCTTGTGAGCATGTGTCATTTCTATTGCAACTGGGGAAACTACATGAAGCTAGAAAGCTTGTGGAAAAGCTTTGTgcaggaaaattctcaaattCTGTGAAACTATGGGCTTTGCAAATTTCAATAGACATGAGATGTGTTCAAGATCGATCCAATTCTCCTACCAAAGCTAATTTATCATCCATCTTCGATATCCTCATAAATTTTCTAACTCATGTTGCCATTTCAGAAGCAGAAAAGCTGTGGCGAATGGTATGCTGAAACAATTTTTGGTACCCTATCTTTTAGAATTATGGATCTACTaattcatgttcatgttatcatATGTGTATGGGCTTTGGTTGTTAAGAATAGCAGTTGTACTTACCTCATTAGTTTGGGACTGCATTAATTTTCTCACGCAGTTGTACATGTTCATTTATGCATGGACGACTGAATTGCATAGATGGCCTTAAGTTCTAACTTCTAATCCATTTATTTTGCATGTTATTCAGGCTTTCAAATATTTCGCACATCATCAACACTTTTTTGACAAGCTAGTAGAGACTTCAGTAGTTGCACTGACCAAGTTCGGTGGAAGTGATAATGGCTTTTCTCTCGGTTCCACTGTTGTAAATCATGTCCTTCAAAGGGATGGGGTTCAGAGAGCAAGAGGGGTTTATAAACGGTATTGCTGATTTCTCTGAGTATAATTGTGTACTTAATATGTATGCATGTAGTAGTGACTATCATAGGGTGAAAATTATCCCCGTGGAAGAGCCAACATTTAAAACTGTTATACTTGCAGATTGCTTGCGTTGCCTCGTCCAGGGCTAATTCTATTCCAGAACTGCATTGAATTGGAAATGAACCTTGCTTCTGTGGGAAACAGCGATTGTCTTGTAAATGCTCGAAAATTGTTTGAATCTGCCCTCACAACTTATAGCCAAGAACCAAGTTTGTGGAGGGACTATTATACGATGGAGGTTAAGGTAAACTTGTACACTTGATCCCCTATTCCATTTCCGTCCCATTAATGTGTTGTGTTTTTCAAGATTGTTGGTTATGTCGCTGTACAAAGTTAGTGAGTCAATTTTGTAGCTGCCTCAAAGAAAGCGGAGAAAAGGGTGGACAGTGTTCAAAAGGTGTATCATCTTGTTATTGATCTTATTTTTCCTGGCTGATTTTCAGAT carries:
- the LOC113707790 gene encoding uncharacterized protein yields the protein MSNSPSFQSLDNSADTDKSSVTILEEKMVEIPSQSSVRSRVRPYVRSKLPRLRWTQDLHHCFVHAVQRLGGEDRATPKAVLQMMNVKGLTVSHVKSHLQMYRSMMQEQTIKEAGVVAGKGNKTQRGIQQPSYFFLHPTGPPQPQYYHYQYKHRLGFGFPNYYMSTPFLYQNNTPTSITYGTQVYKELLPTGLPNNTWKEMPAAANIEYHRNMFDMQLPLPIFCNDFLRRIDGQAGVNEKNEQVPDEASSSSKKMKKIVEGGCSTIFYKEAPGSSSATKDENDINLELTLG
- the LOC113707839 gene encoding uncharacterized protein: MADVVQFKLERMLNELEDLERRGLFSRREIAEIVKQRRKFEYRLKRPSPLKEDFLAYIEYEMKLDELRLLRKKALLKHQTGKDKKWKKSVADYAGVSRIVEIYRLATNRFKGDIQLWFQYLEFCRQRRNGRMKKALAQLIRFHPKVPGVWIYAAAWEFDQNLNTAAARALMQNGLRACPTSEDLWVEYLRMELTYLNKLKARRVALGEDDGTLTRDPREAAEKQWRAENSELFMALDEEKEDALESNANAASEEKPDLFRVKGLSILRTVYSGAIEALPSSFSLRTRFLEILEATDLTHSDDMRDEILADLRRDFSKEPEFWDWLARQQTYERRSGQKKNEEIFPEQFRKTIQIYEEGLKAVPSATMFEFYVKFLMDAISCIIGDNQPEDSSKSGQGVDPISHLLMVYEEAQNSGFISEDLACEHVSFLLQLGKLHEARKLVEKLCAGKFSNSVKLWALQISIDMRCVQDRSNSPTKANLSSIFDILINFLTHVAISEAEKLWRMAFKYFAHHQHFFDKLVETSVVALTKFGGSDNGFSLGSTVVNHVLQRDGVQRARGVYKRLLALPRPGLILFQNCIELEMNLASVGNSDCLVNARKLFESALTTYSQEPSLWRDYYTMEVKIGTPDKAAALHWRARKALKYNVKLATTNL